One window of the SAR202 cluster bacterium genome contains the following:
- a CDS encoding CoA ester lyase, which yields MHFPGTPLMQVVRSLLFVPGNQPRMLDKALGLYPDAVVPDLEDSVPDGEKDGARRTVSEYLPRLAGRGPLVIPRVNALRSGHFEADLEAVVGPHTVGVSVGKVGTVQDVQNISAAMVSLERKSGIEPGATRLVLWLESALAIVNAYAICAASPRILGVAFGAEDFTNDMEIQRQPDDSEVVHARSVVAIAARAAGVLAVDTPYFAFRDVDGLRSNIRSVRKLGYKAKFAIHPAQVDIINEEMSPSATELERARRIVAAFEEAERAGRGSTSLDGLVIDVPVVKRARKLIETAEAISSRARAGA from the coding sequence CCGAGAATGCTGGACAAGGCGCTCGGCCTGTACCCTGACGCCGTTGTGCCCGACTTGGAGGACTCTGTGCCGGACGGTGAGAAGGACGGGGCGAGGCGCACGGTATCCGAATACCTTCCCCGGCTAGCCGGGCGCGGCCCCCTTGTCATTCCCAGGGTGAACGCACTCCGTTCCGGCCATTTCGAGGCTGACCTTGAAGCCGTTGTCGGACCGCATACCGTCGGTGTTTCCGTTGGCAAGGTCGGCACTGTACAGGATGTTCAGAACATCTCGGCCGCTATGGTGTCGCTGGAACGGAAATCTGGCATAGAGCCCGGCGCCACCCGCCTGGTGCTCTGGCTCGAATCGGCGCTGGCTATTGTAAACGCGTATGCTATTTGCGCCGCGTCCCCAAGGATTCTTGGGGTGGCGTTCGGGGCGGAAGACTTCACGAACGATATGGAGATTCAGCGGCAGCCGGACGATTCCGAGGTGGTACACGCCCGGAGCGTGGTCGCTATCGCGGCGCGAGCGGCAGGCGTGCTCGCTGTAGACACACCGTACTTCGCATTCAGGGACGTCGACGGCCTGCGCTCGAATATCCGCTCGGTCAGGAAGTTGGGATACAAGGCGAAGTTCGCTATTCATCCGGCCCAGGTGGACATCATCAACGAGGAGATGTCGCCTTCCGCGACGGAGCTAGAGCGCGCCAGGAGGATCGTAGCCGCCTTCGAAGAGGCCGAGCGCGCGGGTCGCGGGTCGACGTCGCTAGACGGGCTAGTCATCGATGTCCCGGTCGTAAAGCGTGCGCGGAAGTTGATTGAGACGGCGGAAGCGATTTCGAGCAGGGCAAGAGCAGGAGCATAG
- the folB gene encoding dihydroneopterin aldolase, whose amino-acid sequence MVPDKIQLEGMVFYGFHGASPAEQEVGQRFVVDLEAHRDLRAAGLSDELEDTVSYSHLYKLVKEIVEGPSRKLLENVAETIAARILAGFPVDAVKVRVRKPEVPMKGSILSFAAVEIYRTR is encoded by the coding sequence TTGGTACCAGACAAGATCCAGCTTGAAGGGATGGTCTTTTACGGATTTCACGGCGCAAGCCCGGCCGAGCAAGAGGTGGGGCAGCGGTTCGTTGTCGACCTTGAAGCGCACCGAGACCTCCGTGCCGCCGGGCTGTCCGACGAGCTGGAGGACACCGTGAGCTACTCCCACCTTTACAAGCTTGTGAAGGAGATCGTGGAAGGTCCCAGCCGGAAACTCCTGGAAAACGTCGCCGAGACCATCGCCGCCCGCATACTCGCAGGCTTTCCGGTTGACGCCGTCAAAGTGCGCGTCAGGAAGCCGGAAGTGCCGATGAAGGGCAGCATCCTCTCTTTCGCAGCAGTCGAAATCTACCGCACGCGGTAA